In the genome of Acetobacter oryzifermentans, one region contains:
- the fdxH gene encoding formate dehydrogenase subunit beta has product MSMQSQDIIRRSATNGLTPSPQARRHEQEVAKLIDVSLCTGCKGCQVACSEWNDLRDEVGHNVGVYDNPADLTAETWTVIRFDEVEDEGGKLEWLLRKEGCMHCEDPGCLKACPSPGAILQFANGIVDFQSEQCIGCGYCIAGCPFDIPRINTKDNKAYKCTLCADRVAVGQEPACVKTCPTGAISFGSKADMKDLAATRVEDLKSRGHEGAGLYDPPGVGGTHVMYVLTHADNPTLYHRLPAEPHISPVVRGWKEWLKPVGALGFVATLAGAFAHYMAVGPNTTDETLPKVSEQERMAADEKPDQNGSDA; this is encoded by the coding sequence ATGAGCATGCAGTCACAGGACATCATTCGCCGTTCCGCCACCAATGGGCTTACACCATCACCTCAGGCGCGACGGCATGAGCAGGAAGTCGCCAAACTGATTGACGTTTCTCTCTGCACGGGTTGCAAGGGGTGTCAGGTTGCCTGTTCGGAATGGAATGATCTAAGGGACGAGGTTGGGCACAACGTAGGTGTATATGACAATCCCGCTGACCTAACAGCAGAAACATGGACCGTCATCCGCTTTGATGAAGTGGAGGATGAGGGGGGCAAGCTGGAATGGTTGCTGCGCAAGGAAGGATGTATGCACTGTGAGGACCCGGGCTGCCTGAAGGCCTGCCCAAGCCCGGGTGCTATTTTGCAGTTTGCTAACGGCATTGTGGATTTTCAGTCTGAACAATGCATTGGTTGTGGGTATTGTATTGCGGGGTGTCCGTTTGATATTCCGCGTATCAATACAAAAGATAACAAGGCTTACAAATGCACTTTATGCGCAGATAGGGTTGCTGTAGGGCAGGAACCCGCTTGCGTAAAAACCTGCCCGACCGGCGCTATATCTTTTGGTTCCAAGGCAGACATGAAAGATCTGGCGGCAACGCGTGTGGAAGATCTTAAAAGTCGTGGGCATGAAGGTGCAGGATTGTATGATCCGCCGGGCGTAGGCGGCACGCATGTTATGTATGTGCTGACCCATGCCGATAATCCAACTCTTTATCACAGATTGCCAGCCGAACCTCATATCAGCCCGGTTGTACGTGGCTGGAAGGAATGGCTGAAACCAGTTGGTGCGCTTGGCTTTGTTGCCACGTTGGCAGGTGCCTTTGCACATTACATGGCCGTTGGCCCCAATACCACGGATGAAACATTGCCGAAGGTTTCTGAACAGGAACGGATGGCGGCAGATGAAAAGCCGGACCAGAACGGGAGTGATGCGTAA
- a CDS encoding glutathione S-transferase family protein — MIKLYYTPGACSLASHIILNETRLPFGLEKVNLKTKTLEDGRDYLKINPRGAVPAIEISPGVVLTQNVAILPYIGNLSDIAAFRPAEGSLDRSRLLEALGFCEDVHSAFGILFTPDLPDTTRALCQKTVTRRLEQLEQLLESNGTDYLLPAGFSQPDALMAVILSWAAPLDIDLAAYPKARALRDKVFNRPATQAALKAEGLV; from the coding sequence ATGATAAAATTATATTACACTCCGGGTGCCTGCTCTTTAGCATCGCATATTATTTTAAATGAAACACGCCTGCCCTTCGGTCTGGAAAAAGTAAACCTGAAAACCAAGACATTGGAAGATGGTCGAGATTATCTTAAGATCAATCCACGTGGTGCTGTTCCTGCCATCGAAATTTCACCCGGCGTAGTGCTTACCCAAAACGTGGCTATTCTCCCCTATATTGGCAACCTTTCTGATATTGCCGCCTTCCGGCCAGCAGAAGGCTCATTAGATCGCTCACGTCTGCTGGAAGCTCTGGGTTTTTGTGAAGATGTGCATAGTGCTTTTGGTATACTCTTCACCCCCGATCTGCCTGATACCACACGCGCACTTTGCCAAAAAACAGTAACCCGGCGGTTGGAACAGCTTGAGCAATTGCTAGAAAGCAATGGCACAGACTATTTACTTCCTGCTGGGTTTAGTCAGCCTGATGCCCTTATGGCCGTGATTTTAAGCTGGGCCGCCCCTTTGGATATTGATCTTGCCGCTTACCCCAAAGCACGCGCATTACGAGATAAAGTGTTTAACCGCCCTGCCACACAGGCCGCCCTTAAAGCAGAAGGTTTAGTGTAA
- a CDS encoding manganese efflux pump MntP: MTGIFTLGVLGLSLSVDAFAAAVGKGASVKHARWNDALRIGAVFGFFEAITPVVGWVLGLALSTWIAAVDHWIAFALLCGIGGNMIRLAMKDASEEAAEVEQPKAVSRGVLGLVGTALATSIDATAVGVSLGVMQVNILSACLVIGAVTTVMATAGVMLGRHASVWIGRYAEICGGIALILIGCSILYTHLTSAAG; encoded by the coding sequence ATGACTGGTATTTTTACACTTGGCGTTTTGGGGCTTTCTCTTTCTGTGGATGCTTTTGCTGCTGCGGTTGGCAAAGGGGCCAGTGTTAAACACGCACGTTGGAATGATGCCCTGCGTATTGGTGCTGTGTTCGGGTTTTTTGAGGCCATTACACCTGTTGTGGGTTGGGTGCTGGGGTTAGCTTTAAGCACGTGGATTGCCGCAGTAGACCATTGGATAGCCTTTGCACTGCTCTGCGGTATTGGCGGCAACATGATCCGCTTGGCAATGAAAGATGCATCAGAAGAAGCGGCTGAAGTTGAACAGCCTAAAGCTGTAAGCCGTGGCGTGTTGGGGTTGGTTGGAACAGCTTTGGCAACCAGCATAGATGCAACAGCGGTAGGGGTGAGCTTAGGCGTTATGCAGGTGAATATTTTATCGGCCTGCTTGGTTATTGGTGCCGTTACCACGGTTATGGCAACGGCAGGGGTTATGCTAGGGCGGCATGCCAGTGTGTGGATTGGCCGCTATGCAGAGATCTGTGGTGGGATAGCGCTTATACTTATTGGCTGCTCTATCCTATACACACATCTTACCTCTGCTGCCGGGTAA
- the fdhD gene encoding formate dehydrogenase accessory sulfurtransferase FdhD: protein MAENISFSVALPYEAERISWPQGHESVVVAREHNTLMVAEETPLALIYNGIDYAVMMITPYDIDDFIVGFSFTEDIISSGADLRQIKITAQPDSLRADVRVNAESLRKVLARTRRPIAGRTGCGICGSDMESITNRKICGVIGQEPDANAIHKAFENLRNHQVLNKGIGMLHAAAWCLPNGHIVHMREDVGRHNALDKLIGYGLRHQLDFTQGFCFLTSRCSYEMAAKAVAAGMSAVVSLSAPTALAVRTARAAGLVLISPARTTGMYMVSPAPQDQESI from the coding sequence ATGGCAGAAAATATATCCTTTTCTGTAGCGCTTCCGTATGAAGCGGAGCGGATAAGCTGGCCGCAAGGGCATGAAAGCGTAGTTGTGGCGCGAGAGCACAACACGCTTATGGTAGCAGAGGAAACACCTCTCGCGTTAATATACAATGGTATTGATTATGCGGTCATGATGATAACACCGTATGATATAGATGATTTTATTGTAGGTTTTTCTTTTACAGAAGATATTATTTCTTCCGGTGCAGATTTGCGACAAATAAAAATAACAGCACAGCCTGATAGCTTGCGGGCTGATGTGCGCGTAAATGCAGAATCCTTGCGCAAGGTACTGGCACGCACGCGCCGTCCGATAGCAGGGCGGACAGGGTGTGGGATTTGTGGTTCCGACATGGAAAGCATAACAAACCGTAAAATATGTGGTGTAATAGGGCAGGAGCCTGATGCAAACGCAATCCATAAAGCATTTGAAAACTTACGAAACCATCAGGTTTTGAATAAAGGCATTGGTATGCTGCATGCTGCCGCGTGGTGTTTGCCTAATGGACATATTGTGCATATGCGAGAGGACGTTGGCCGCCATAATGCCTTGGATAAGCTGATAGGATATGGGCTCAGGCATCAACTAGATTTCACGCAGGGGTTTTGTTTTTTAACGAGCCGCTGTTCTTATGAGATGGCCGCAAAAGCTGTTGCTGCTGGCATGTCCGCCGTGGTGTCTCTTTCTGCGCCTACGGCGCTTGCTGTGCGTACCGCGCGTGCTGCAGGGTTGGTGTTGATTTCTCCAGCACGTACAACCGGTATGTATATGGTTTCTCCTGCCCCACAGGATCAAGAAAGTATCTAG
- a CDS encoding formate dehydrogenase subunit gamma yields MDTQNLILRTKFMDRLCHWTMVACFFLVALSGISWFFPSLNWLGYVLGPPQMARLLHPFLGITVFVLLMCMCVRFVHHNLFVRTDITWFRHIVDVLMNKHGEKLQIGKYNAGQKILFWGIMSLISLLLVSGLIIWRAYFAMYFSIPVVRLALLAHSVAGLGLILLVLGHIYMGIWVRGSIGGMITGYVSRAWARQHHDRWYEEEVLPAEKSSAKRPH; encoded by the coding sequence ATGGATACCCAAAATCTTATACTACGCACAAAGTTTATGGATCGGCTTTGCCATTGGACAATGGTTGCCTGTTTTTTTCTGGTTGCGCTTTCTGGAATCTCATGGTTTTTCCCTAGCCTGAACTGGCTTGGGTATGTGCTTGGGCCACCGCAGATGGCGCGGTTGCTACACCCGTTTCTTGGTATAACAGTATTTGTATTGCTGATGTGTATGTGCGTGCGCTTTGTGCACCACAACCTGTTTGTGCGCACAGATATCACGTGGTTTCGCCATATTGTTGATGTGCTGATGAACAAGCATGGTGAGAAATTACAGATCGGCAAATACAATGCAGGCCAGAAGATATTGTTCTGGGGCATTATGTCACTTATCAGCCTGCTTCTGGTAAGTGGGTTAATAATCTGGCGCGCCTATTTTGCTATGTATTTTTCCATCCCTGTGGTGCGGCTGGCTTTGCTGGCGCATTCTGTTGCAGGGCTTGGGCTTATTCTGTTGGTGTTGGGGCATATCTATATGGGCATATGGGTACGGGGTTCTATTGGCGGTATGATTACAGGCTACGTATCCCGTGCGTGGGCGCGGCAGCATCATGATCGGTGGTATGAAGAGGAAGTATTGCCTGCTGAAAAATCTTCTGCAAAGCGGCCACATTGA
- a CDS encoding NAD(P)-binding protein, protein MTIKLHDMTQVMQDTTRRGVGSSRWQRPVYKHFLPPCNHACPAGEDIQGWLAHAQAGDYEKAWYALTENNPMPAVHGRACYHPCEGGCNRGSLDDAVSIHAVERFLGDLAVQNGWRFQSAPSTGKKVLIIGSGPAGLSCAYHLARLGHQVEIREAAAEPGGMMMHGIPAYRLPRQPLKDEIARITSMPGVTLRCGVRVDDISQARQQGGFDAVFVAVGAQLANHLNIPATDGKKLVDAVNLLDDVSKGETPQLGRSVAIVGGGNVAMDAARTAERLGAKDTVLIFRYDPKHMEALPSEADAAFAEGVKIEWLSVADHFGADGVTVEKVTMNPDGSVTPTGQTTHLPADAVVMAVGEHSDLALLKTAPAITISTSDTVVVDAATLITGQDGIFAGGDCIGGARTMTTATGHGKLAARAIDAYLAGRHYVHPAAHPLVSFDMLHLPDYAQADRSKQPERPLTERAGFDEIFAGLDEKTARYEAGRCLSCGNCFECDNCYASCPEQAITRLGPGKGYAVEMDLCTGCAVCAEQCPCHAIEMNPEPVEATPTKGSLGEPIMPTRFKVRA, encoded by the coding sequence ATGACTATAAAGCTGCACGACATGACACAGGTCATGCAGGATACAACACGTAGAGGTGTTGGGAGTTCTCGATGGCAAAGACCTGTTTACAAACACTTTTTGCCGCCTTGTAACCATGCCTGTCCTGCGGGGGAGGATATTCAAGGTTGGTTGGCACATGCACAGGCTGGAGATTACGAAAAAGCATGGTACGCACTTACAGAAAATAACCCGATGCCCGCAGTACACGGCAGAGCCTGTTACCACCCATGCGAAGGTGGGTGTAACAGGGGCAGTTTGGATGATGCGGTTTCCATTCATGCTGTAGAGCGCTTTTTGGGTGATTTGGCAGTGCAGAATGGATGGCGTTTTCAGTCTGCTCCATCCACGGGCAAAAAAGTGCTGATTATAGGCAGTGGGCCAGCAGGGCTCTCCTGCGCTTATCATCTTGCCAGACTAGGGCATCAGGTTGAAATACGAGAAGCCGCAGCAGAGCCGGGGGGGATGATGATGCACGGCATCCCGGCCTACAGGTTGCCGAGACAGCCTCTGAAAGATGAAATTGCTAGAATAACGTCTATGCCGGGCGTTACGCTGCGATGTGGTGTGCGGGTTGATGATATTTCTCAAGCGCGTCAGCAAGGCGGGTTTGATGCCGTGTTTGTGGCCGTAGGGGCCCAGTTAGCCAACCATCTGAATATTCCAGCAACAGATGGTAAAAAACTGGTGGATGCCGTGAACTTGCTGGATGATGTGAGCAAAGGTGAAACGCCCCAGTTGGGCCGCAGTGTTGCCATTGTTGGCGGGGGTAACGTGGCAATGGATGCCGCCCGTACAGCAGAACGTTTGGGCGCCAAAGATACGGTTCTGATTTTCCGTTATGATCCCAAGCACATGGAAGCCTTGCCAAGCGAAGCAGATGCAGCCTTTGCAGAAGGAGTTAAAATTGAATGGTTAAGCGTTGCAGACCATTTTGGTGCAGATGGGGTCACAGTTGAAAAAGTGACCATGAACCCAGATGGCAGCGTAACCCCAACGGGGCAGACAACACATTTGCCAGCGGATGCAGTGGTTATGGCCGTTGGAGAGCATAGTGATCTGGCTTTGCTTAAAACAGCGCCAGCTATCACCATAAGTACGAGTGATACGGTTGTTGTAGATGCCGCAACGCTCATAACAGGGCAGGATGGCATTTTTGCCGGCGGAGATTGCATAGGTGGCGCACGCACCATGACAACCGCAACAGGCCACGGCAAGCTTGCAGCACGTGCCATAGATGCTTATTTGGCCGGGCGTCATTATGTGCACCCTGCGGCACATCCGCTTGTCTCATTCGATATGCTGCACCTGCCAGATTACGCGCAGGCAGACCGAAGCAAGCAGCCCGAGCGCCCCTTAACGGAACGGGCCGGGTTTGATGAAATATTCGCCGGTTTGGATGAAAAAACAGCACGTTATGAAGCCGGTAGATGCCTTTCCTGTGGCAATTGCTTTGAATGCGACAATTGTTATGCCTCTTGCCCCGAACAAGCTATTACGCGGCTAGGGCCGGGGAAGGGATATGCGGTTGAGATGGATCTGTGCACCGGTTGCGCAGTTTGCGCAGAACAGTGCCCTTGCCATGCCATTGAGATGAACCCTGAACCAGTAGAGGCCACGCCAACAAAGGGAAGTTTGGGTGAGCCAATTATGCCTACACGCTTCAAGGTGCGTGCATAA
- a CDS encoding molybdopterin molybdotransferase MoeA: protein MVGSLLASATPEQKCTAPDMVGYDEAQALLAACMQNIPLLPIEFVSIAQADGRILAEDVRAVMPRPEADISAMDGYAFRCADMEKAGNTGLPLAGQIAAGDTPPPLGQDVAYGILTGARLPVGADCVVAQERASIMDGRVHLREQTARSGLNVRRKGEEFCKGDMLLEHGQKLDWRHLPVLVHQGKKQVAVYKRPKICVVANGAEFGATATDCRTELNTQLLAAMLQSKGALVTRYVCGSDSAEDLHKLLYQCVQEADILITTGGISVGQTDHVLSVLNQMGAKCLFRRVKIRPGKPMTVMQLGQKMVFCLPGNPAAAAICAQLFVVPFLHCLVDEKYEANASIATEGQSRFSYVAATDTTCFLPVHFTENKGENSISLVPSVGASDILCLTRATGFVKVSAGETLQVGDMCQMIPFTS from the coding sequence ATGGTTGGTTCTTTATTAGCCTCCGCCACTCCAGAACAAAAATGCACAGCGCCAGATATGGTGGGGTATGATGAAGCACAAGCACTTCTTGCCGCTTGCATGCAAAACATACCATTACTTCCAATAGAGTTTGTATCTATTGCGCAGGCAGATGGGCGTATTCTTGCAGAGGATGTAAGGGCAGTGATGCCGCGCCCAGAAGCTGATATTTCAGCAATGGATGGGTATGCCTTCCGTTGTGCTGATATGGAAAAAGCGGGGAACACAGGTCTGCCTCTTGCTGGGCAAATAGCGGCGGGGGATACTCCACCACCCTTGGGTCAAGATGTTGCATACGGCATTCTTACGGGGGCACGGCTTCCTGTAGGAGCTGATTGTGTTGTGGCGCAGGAACGCGCATCCATAATGGATGGGCGTGTACATCTGCGGGAACAGACCGCCCGAAGTGGTTTGAACGTTCGGCGGAAAGGGGAGGAGTTCTGTAAAGGTGATATGCTGCTCGAACACGGCCAAAAACTGGATTGGCGGCATTTACCTGTATTGGTGCACCAAGGTAAGAAACAGGTAGCTGTATATAAACGCCCCAAAATTTGTGTTGTGGCCAATGGAGCAGAATTTGGCGCAACAGCAACAGATTGCCGAACGGAACTGAATACACAGTTACTAGCAGCAATGCTGCAAAGTAAAGGTGCATTGGTCACGCGTTATGTATGTGGCTCAGACAGTGCGGAGGATTTGCATAAACTCCTTTATCAGTGCGTGCAGGAAGCTGATATTCTTATCACCACGGGAGGTATTTCTGTTGGGCAGACTGATCATGTTTTGTCTGTCCTTAACCAGATGGGGGCTAAATGTCTTTTTCGACGTGTTAAAATACGTCCCGGCAAGCCCATGACAGTCATGCAGCTCGGCCAGAAAATGGTATTCTGTCTGCCCGGAAATCCAGCAGCGGCAGCTATATGTGCCCAACTGTTTGTTGTGCCATTTTTGCATTGTCTGGTGGATGAAAAGTATGAGGCAAATGCAAGTATAGCAACAGAAGGGCAAAGCCGTTTTTCTTATGTTGCGGCAACAGATACAACCTGTTTTCTGCCAGTGCATTTTACAGAAAATAAGGGAGAAAACTCTATTAGCCTTGTGCCGTCTGTTGGGGCCTCTGATATTCTTTGTCTCACACGGGCTACTGGTTTTGTGAAAGTGTCGGCTGGTGAAACTCTACAGGTGGGGGATATGTGTCAGATGATACCTTTTACAAGTTAG
- the mobB gene encoding molybdopterin-guanine dinucleotide biosynthesis protein B, whose amino-acid sequence MTSQRTQLIFGIIGRSGAGKTHLISRLLPAFCHLGWRVSTIKHTHHGVDMDKPGKDTFVHRQNGATEVMLATPERWVLQHECNTLPTISDLLQRMEPVDLVLIEGFHATMPTCMEVWRPTIGKTPLFPQTPGVVAMASDNSNIPNIPNNLTVLDLNDTIAIAAYIRAHAYAFKLPN is encoded by the coding sequence ATGACATCTCAACGTACGCAGCTTATTTTTGGCATTATCGGCCGCAGTGGGGCCGGTAAAACGCATTTAATATCACGGTTGCTTCCTGCTTTTTGCCATCTCGGTTGGCGCGTCTCAACCATCAAGCACACGCATCATGGTGTAGATATGGACAAACCCGGCAAAGATACGTTTGTACACAGGCAAAATGGCGCTACAGAAGTTATGCTAGCCACCCCTGAACGATGGGTGCTTCAGCATGAATGCAATACCCTTCCCACTATATCTGATTTGCTCCAGCGTATGGAACCGGTAGATCTGGTACTGATAGAAGGCTTTCATGCAACTATGCCTACATGCATGGAAGTATGGAGACCCACCATAGGGAAAACCCCTTTATTCCCGCAAACGCCGGGGGTTGTTGCTATGGCATCTGACAATTCCAACATACCAAATATTCCAAACAATCTTACTGTTCTGGATCTGAATGATACAATAGCTATTGCAGCATATATTCGTGCGCACGCTTATGCGTTCAAATTACCAAACTAA
- the mobA gene encoding molybdenum cofactor guanylyltransferase, translating into MKIAGLVLAGGQARRMHGQDKAFLDTGNGFSLDRVFARLQHECSAVAISANGDFARFSAWQCPVLPDSIHNVGPLAGVLSGLEWAEKCGYDTLITIPVDTPFIPVGLVAALVPAPSYACCGGQSHPLVAAWPVSAKPVLAAQLSFLTAENKKHQTRVRTLTHVLEARAVDFPLIEGVDPFMNINTPEDLMRAQKYCAPVCKVDAARGNG; encoded by the coding sequence ATGAAAATAGCCGGACTGGTGTTGGCAGGCGGACAGGCGCGCCGAATGCATGGGCAGGATAAGGCATTTTTAGATACAGGGAATGGCTTTTCTCTAGATCGTGTTTTTGCACGGTTGCAGCACGAATGCAGCGCCGTAGCGATTAGCGCTAATGGTGATTTTGCACGCTTTAGTGCCTGGCAATGCCCTGTTTTGCCAGACAGCATACATAATGTAGGGCCATTGGCTGGGGTGTTAAGCGGGTTGGAATGGGCAGAAAAGTGCGGTTACGATACACTCATAACAATACCGGTGGATACGCCGTTTATTCCTGTGGGGCTTGTGGCTGCACTTGTGCCAGCCCCTTCGTATGCGTGTTGTGGGGGGCAATCTCACCCATTGGTGGCAGCATGGCCTGTTTCTGCCAAGCCAGTGTTGGCGGCACAGTTATCTTTCCTAACGGCGGAGAATAAAAAGCATCAAACACGTGTGCGTACACTTACCCATGTTTTGGAAGCACGTGCTGTAGATTTTCCTCTAATAGAGGGAGTGGACCCTTTTATGAATATTAACACGCCTGAAGATCTTATGCGTGCACAAAAATATTGCGCTCCTGTGTGTAAGGTTGATGCTGCAAGAGGAAATGGGTGA
- a CDS encoding TetR/AcrR family transcriptional regulator has product MTERPQKPVTKAKPTTTRPKKSYRASQKREMTRAFKQDAFESAAWKVFSGIGLDAATVRDIVALSNVSPGSFYNYYKTKEAIFDIILVKVAQRVRGAARQARSEEDNLDAMLQKSQCAAFRELLSIHGAPHFLELNQHHIRAKLFNMSETREMLDDLKQNLLRLVPMKNTSPERMDFIAAAVLTTALEGLLYIARNPLVDIDQTSHLTAGMAAAGIRAAAAAAG; this is encoded by the coding sequence TTGACGGAACGCCCGCAAAAGCCCGTTACCAAGGCTAAACCAACAACAACCAGACCCAAAAAGTCCTATCGCGCTTCTCAAAAACGCGAAATGACACGCGCATTCAAGCAAGATGCCTTTGAAAGCGCGGCATGGAAAGTTTTTTCTGGCATTGGCTTAGATGCAGCAACAGTTAGAGATATTGTTGCTCTTAGCAATGTCTCTCCGGGCAGTTTCTATAATTATTACAAAACCAAAGAAGCCATTTTTGATATTATCCTCGTAAAAGTTGCGCAGCGCGTAAGAGGTGCAGCACGCCAGGCACGGAGCGAAGAAGATAATCTGGATGCAATGCTCCAGAAAAGTCAGTGCGCAGCTTTCCGGGAACTTCTCAGTATCCATGGTGCTCCGCATTTTCTGGAGCTGAATCAGCACCATATCAGAGCCAAGCTTTTTAATATGAGTGAAACACGGGAAATGCTGGATGACCTGAAGCAGAACCTGCTCAGATTGGTCCCCATGAAAAATACATCTCCCGAACGCATGGATTTTATTGCAGCCGCTGTTTTAACAACAGCTCTGGAAGGGTTACTGTATATTGCGCGCAACCCTTTAGTTGATATTGATCAAACATCCCATCTTACAGCGGGTATGGCAGCGGCAGGTATCCGTGCTGCTGCTGCGGCTGCCGGCTAA
- the fdhE gene encoding formate dehydrogenase accessory protein FdhE, with protein sequence MRAETDIVPLDKRTPGVQAIEPLIFPVLEAVYTRREKRLRFLAEQRGEAEGGYFEFLSHLVLAQQQILKHMPLSVADGSAIRALPKQGCDQDQLEKLFLAIPYWQQAFLFLVQQVKFVVPEETRIMLESYRQNIPALKKSAVHLLRGNYTQVDAGLAVILWAALSVSWAQAVGQDQKHIQQTQPVGEARLCPCCGAQPVASLVLGGDREGLRYLQCSLCETRWHRVRGICVECGASAHVEHWTFEDLKAPVQVESCGDCKTYLKVFRLDYKPDLDAVADDLDSFALDTAVEQQGFSRAGLNPFSFPG encoded by the coding sequence ATGCGTGCTGAAACCGATATTGTTCCGCTGGATAAACGCACGCCGGGCGTGCAGGCTATTGAGCCACTGATTTTTCCGGTTCTGGAAGCTGTATATACCCGCAGGGAAAAACGGCTACGTTTTCTGGCAGAACAACGGGGTGAGGCGGAGGGAGGATATTTTGAATTTCTTTCTCATCTTGTTTTGGCACAGCAGCAGATTTTGAAACATATGCCGCTGAGTGTGGCAGACGGTTCTGCTATTCGTGCTTTGCCAAAGCAGGGATGTGATCAAGATCAGCTTGAAAAGTTGTTTCTGGCAATACCATACTGGCAACAGGCGTTTTTATTTTTAGTGCAGCAAGTAAAGTTTGTTGTTCCAGAAGAAACGCGCATAATGTTGGAAAGCTACAGGCAGAATATACCAGCTTTAAAAAAGTCGGCTGTCCACTTGTTACGCGGGAATTATACGCAGGTTGATGCCGGGTTAGCCGTTATACTATGGGCCGCTTTATCTGTTTCTTGGGCGCAGGCTGTTGGGCAAGACCAGAAGCATATTCAACAGACACAACCTGTTGGAGAGGCCAGATTATGCCCTTGTTGTGGTGCCCAGCCGGTAGCCAGTCTTGTATTGGGCGGAGACCGTGAGGGGCTACGTTACCTTCAGTGCAGTTTGTGTGAGACACGTTGGCACAGAGTGCGTGGTATCTGCGTGGAGTGCGGTGCATCTGCTCATGTTGAACACTGGACATTTGAAGATTTAAAAGCCCCGGTTCAAGTCGAAAGCTGTGGAGACTGCAAAACATATCTGAAGGTTTTTCGGTTGGATTATAAGCCGGATCTGGATGCCGTTGCAGATGATCTGGATAGCTTTGCTTTGGATACAGCCGTAGAACAGCAGGGGTTTTCGCGCGCAGGTTTGAATCCGTTCTCATTTCCGGGATAA